The Tripterygium wilfordii isolate XIE 37 chromosome 17, ASM1340144v1, whole genome shotgun sequence genome has a window encoding:
- the LOC119981814 gene encoding probable pectinesterase/pectinesterase inhibitor 36 translates to MTTFLLLLLLAAAASTTLALQEMEAIEAARRLTLDSKSWVQFYATKLLRDSDQNVQVGVALSDCARFYDENEYMLGTLLAEGDYTSDDARTWLSGVLANHRTCLDGLGERGFGQWFAGAKNLTLLLGEALALYNAKGRGQRRVPRRANQNSGFLTSWNPSTSRANFIVAKDGSGTHNTIKDAVVAVAGMGKMRSQRVIIYVKAGVYNEKVELDKHTTNIMLVGDGIDRTIVTGNRNYVDGASTTNSATFGVSGNGFWARDITFENTAGPQKHQAVALRVSSDHAVFYRCSFKGYQDTLFVLSQRQFYRDCHIYGTIDFIFGNAQVVFQNCDIFVRRPMGHQSNMITAQGREIADENTGILIQESRVRPALEFVAVKNSFRSYLGRPWKKYSRTVFMKTDLDGLIDPRGWIEWDDESALSTLFYAEYMNTGAGGSTAGRVRWPGYHVLRSTQEASPFTVEGFMQGNLWIPQTGVPFNQGI, encoded by the exons ATGACCacctttctcctcctcctcctcctcgcgGCCGCCGCCTCCACCACCTTGGCCCTCCAAGAAATGGAGGCAATTGAAGCTGCTAGAAGACTCACTCTAGATTCTAAGAGTTGGGTTCAATTTTATGCCACTAAATTATTACGTGATTCAGACCAAAATGTTCAAGTGGGTGTGGCTCTCAGTGACTGTGCTAGATTCTATGATGAAAATGAGTACATGTTAGGGACATTGCTTGCTGAAGGGGATTACACGAGTGACGATGCTCGCACGTGGCTAAGTGGTGTGCTAGCCAACCATAGGACTTGCTTGGATGGTCTTGGTGAGAGAGGGTTCGGTCAATGGTTTGCAGGGGCGAAGAACTTGACACTGTTGCTTGGTGAAGCCCTAGCCTTGTATAATGCCAAGGGTAGGGGCCAAAGGAGGG TACCACGTCGAGCAAACCAAAATTCTGGTTTTCTCACTTCTTGGAATCCAAGCACATCCAGGGCAAACTTCATAGTGGCAAAGGATGGTTCAGGGACTCACAATACAATCAAGGATGCAGTGGTTGCGGTTGCGGGGATGGGCAAGATGAGATCCCAAAGAGTAATAATCTACGTGAAAGCAGGAGTGTATAACGAGAAAGTTGAGCTTGACAAGCACACCACAAATATAATGTTGGTCGGAGATGGCATTGATCGAACAATCGTCACCGGAAATCGAAATTACGTTGATGGAGCTTCCACAACAAACTCAGCAACATTTG GGGTATCTGGAAATGGATTTTGGGCTAGAGACATTACCTTCGAGAACACGGCAGGTCCACAGAAACACCAAGCAGTGGCTCTAAGGGTGAGCTCGGACCACGCTGTGTTCTACCGATGTAGTTTCAAGGGCTATCAAGACACTCTCTTTGTCCTCTCGCAGCGACAATTCTACCGCGACTGTCACATATATGGTACAATCGATTTCATATTTGGCAATGCACAGGTAGTGTTTCAAAATTGTGACATTTTCGTTAGAAGGCCAATGGGTCACCAATCCAACATGATCACCGCGCAAGGAAGAGAGATTGCTGATGAAAATACAGGGATTTTGATACAAGAATCGCGTGTTAGGCCTGCGCTGGAGTTTGTTGCTGTCAAGAACTCGTTCCGGAGTTACTTAGGCAGGCCGTGGAAGAAGTATTCGAGGACCGTGTTTATGAAGACGGACCTTGATGGACTAATTGATCCGAGAGGGTGGATAGAATGGGATGATGAGTCTGCTCTATCGACATTGTTTTATGCAGAGTATATGAACACAGGAGCGGGTGGTTCTACTGCCGGGAGAGTGAGATGGCCTGGTTATCATGTGCTGAGAAGTACTCAAGAGGCTAGTCCTTTTACAGTTGAAGGGTTTATGCAAGGGAACTTGTGGATTCCACAAACTGGTGTGCCTTTTAATCAAGGCATTTGA
- the LOC119982302 gene encoding putative disease resistance protein RGA3, producing MAETFLYTIAERVLAKITSVVIHHQWDLENDLKKLQENLLTIKAVLLDAEEKQLQNHELRLWLGRLRSVCYNAEDVLDELEYESLRKQALKQSSNTKNKVRRFFSSSNPLAFHFKMSRKIKELRERLDEIANQKSRFHLVELVDYRLVVRRQREMTDSLLRTSNVIGREHDKELIMKFLLGPNVCDSVSVIPIVGIGGLGKTTLAKLLYNDERVDEYFQLKLWVCASEEFDKTQIMINMIKSLTHENRSDLDPDQLQTCIQGKLNAKKFLIILDDLWSDDRGKWMELRDLFDGGDTRSKVIVTTRSSSVATIVGTTSAYNLKGLCHEDCLSLFKKWAFKEGEEKRYPNLMEMGNDIVMKCGGLPLAVRTLGTLLYSKNDEHYWKFIRDNEIWKFDQKEGDILPVLRLSYDQMPSHLKPCFAICSIFPKDHVFDSYALVQLWMAHGLLQPSYENQELEDVGLQYMKELYSRSFFQDFGDYVHFMVFKMHDLVHNLALSVAQSDYMVLDDLRKNISEEIRHLSFADNVTSFAREVPSLLRKSNHLRTIIFPTEAEGPITESFINRCISICKCLRMIDLSGSSFEVLPSSIGGLKHLRILNLSANDRIKKLPDSICKLHNLQALLAGKCSQLTELPRDIKNMIRLRFLEITIKQNHLPENGIGCLQSLRYLSLLQCTNLELLFEGMQRLTCLRMLNIWNCNSLRSLPRNLRQLTALENLFIGNCEKLDLLDGDVDQDIKSSLQLLIFSNLPLLTTLPQWLQKSTRTLQCIRIIDCENFSSLPEWLPNCTSLKKIEIQGCPQLLTLPEGMHQLLALNELKIKDCPTLSERCKKETGEDWHKIAHVPEIELDDQDNT from the coding sequence ATGGCAGAAACATTTCTTTACACCATCGCAGAGAGGGTTTTGGCAAAGATAACCTCTGTTGTCATCCACCATCAATGGGATCTTGAGAACGATCTGAAAAAGCTTCAGGAAAACTTGTTGACCATAAAAGCTGTCCTCTTGGATGCTGAAGAGAAGCAGTTGCAGAACCATGAATTGCGCCTCTGGCTTGGGAGGCTTAGAAGTGTTTGTTATAATGCCGAGGACGTGCTGGATGAGTTGGAGTACGAAAGCTTGCGCAAACAAGCATTGAAACAATCTAGCAATACCAAAAACAAGGTACGTCGCTTCTTTTCAAGCTCGAATCCACTCGCATTCCATTTTAAAATGAGTCGCAAGATTAAGGAGCTCAGAGAGAGATTAGACGAGATAGCGAATCAGAAGTCTAGATTCCATCTTGTAGAGCTCGTTGACTATCGACTAGTTGTGCGAAGACAAAGAGAGATGACTGACTCGTTGTTGCGTACATCGAATGTTATTGGGAGAGAACATGACAAGGAATTGATCATGAAGTTCCTATTGGGTCCAAACGTCTGTGACTCTGTCTCTGTAATTCCTATTGTTGGAATAGGAGGTTTGGGAAAGACTACACTTGCTAAATTGTTGTACAATGACGAGAGAGTGGATGAATATTTTCAACTAAAGCTTTGGGTGTGTGCATCTGAGGAATTTGACAAGACCCAAATCATGATAAACATGATCAAGTCGTTAACCCACGAAAACCGCAGCGACTTAGATCCTGATCAATTGCAGACTTGCATTCAAGGTAAGCTGAATGCCAAGAAATTCTTGATCATTTTGGATGATTTGTGGAGCGATGATCGTGGgaaatggatggaattgagAGATTTGTTCGATGGAGGCGACACCAGAAGTAAAGTCATTGTCACTACGCGTAGCTCTTCGGTTGCGACAATTGTTGGCACAACATCAGCATACAACTTGAAAGGTCTCTGTCATGAAGATTGTTTGTCCCTGTTTAAAAAATGGGCAttcaaagaaggagaagagaagcGATATCCAAACCTCATGGAAATGGGGAATGACATTGTGATGAAATGCGGAGGCCTTCCTCTGGCAGTAAGGACGTTGGGGACTCTACTATACTCGAAGAACGATGAACATTATTGGAAATTCATAAGAGATAACGAGATATGGAAATTCGATCAGAAAGAAGGAGACATTTTACCTGTATTAAGACTAAGTTATGATCAAATGCCGTCTCACTTGAAACCATGTTTTGCTATCTGTTCGATCTTTCCAAAGGATCATGTGTTCGATAGTTACGCATTGGTTCAACTTTGGATGGCACACGGACTGCTTCAACCATCATATGAAAATCAAGAGCTTGAAGATGTTGGATTACAATATATGAAGGAGTTGTATTCAAGGTCATTCTTTCAAGATTTTGGTGACTATGTGCACTTCATGGTTTTTAAAATGCATGATTTGGTGCATAATCTTGCATTATCTGTTGCGCAAAGTGACTACATGGTGCTTGATGATCTTAGAAAGAATATATCTGAAGAGATTCGACATCTATCGTTCGCTGATAATGTGACTTCGTTTGCCCGAGAGGTTCCAAGCTTACTTCGAAAATCAAATCATTTGCGAACCATCATTTTTCCAACCGAAGCAGAAGGGCCTATTACAGAGTCCTTTATTAATAGATGCATATCCATTTGTAAGTGTTTGAGAATGATAGATTTAAGCGGATCATCGTTTGAGGTGTTGCCGAGTTCAATTGGTGGCTTGAAGCATTTGAGGATTCTCAATTTAAGTGCAAATGATAGAATCAAGAAGTTGCCGGATTCAATCTGCAAGTTGCACAACTTACAAGCTTTATTAGCAGGTAAATGTTCGCAACTTACAGAATTGCCAAGAGACATAAAGAACATGATTAGATTGCGATTTCTTGAAATTACAATCAAACAGAATCATTTGCCTGAGAATGGAATAGGGTGTTTGCAATCTCTTCGATATCTGTCTCTATTACAATGCACCAATCTTGAACTTCTGTTTGAAGGAATGCAACGGCTTACATGCTTGCGCATGTTGAACATTTGGAATTGTAATAGTTTGCGATCCTTGCCACGAAATTTGAGACAACTAACTGCATTAGAGAATTTATTTATTGGTAACTGTGAAAAGCTTGATTTGCTGGATGGAGACGTCGATCAAGACATTAAGTCGAGCCTGCAATTGTTGATCTTTAGTAATTTGCCTTTGCTAACGACCTTGCCTCAGTGGCTTCAGAAGTCTACCAGAACTTTACAATGCATCAGAATCATTGATTGTGAAAACTTCTCTTCATTGCCTGAGTGGCTCCCAAATTGTACCTCACTCAAAAAGATTGAGATCCAAGGATGTCCCCAATTGTTGACACTACCGGAGGGGATGCATCAACTCTTGGCCCTAAATGAGTTGAAGATTAAAGATTGTCCAACATTGAGTGAAAGATGCAAAAAGGAAACTGGCGAGGATTGGCACAAAATAGCTCATGTTCCGGAGATTGAGCTTGACGATCAAGACAACACATAG